One genomic window of Rhizobium lentis includes the following:
- the rpsU gene encoding 30S ribosomal protein S21: MQVLVRDNNVDQALRALKKKMQREGLFREMKERRAYEKPSERRVREKAQAISRQRKAARKKMQREGLLVGRTAAR, from the coding sequence ATGCAGGTACTCGTCAGAGACAACAATGTCGATCAGGCCCTTAGGGCCTTGAAGAAGAAAATGCAGCGCGAAGGGCTGTTCCGCGAAATGAAGGAACGGCGCGCCTATGAGAAACCGTCCGAACGCCGCGTCCGGGAAAAGGCGCAGGCGATCAGCCGGCAGCGAAAGGCTGCCCGCAAGAAGATGCAGCGCGAAGGGCTGCTGGTCGGGCGCACGGCGGCGCGTTAG
- a CDS encoding TRAP transporter large permease subunit — MTVTIFLGALLGPMALGVPIAFALIITGVALMMYLGMFDAQIVAQNVLNGADSFPLMAVPFFLLAGEVMNTGGLSRRIVNLAMAMVGHIRGGLGFVAIFAACVLSSLSGSAVADAAALGALLFPMMLKSGHDPARAGGLLASASIIGPIIPPSIGFILYGVIGGVSITKLFLAGIVPGLLIAAALCVTWLIVARKEQFALPPKQSGAVRMKAFVESIWALMLPVIIIVGLKFGVFTPTEAGVVAAVYSLFVSMVVYRELPPSRLFEVFVAAAKITSVVMFLVACAAVSAWLITVADVPGELAALVEPLMDNQTLLLLAIMVLIVVVGTAMDMTPTILVMTPVLMPIIKQAGIDPVYFGVLFIINNSIGLITPPVGTVLNVICGVSKLSMEDLMKGVIPFMIAELIVLFLLVLFPVLVTAPVAWFGH; from the coding sequence ATGACCGTCACCATCTTCCTCGGCGCTCTTCTCGGCCCCATGGCGCTCGGCGTGCCGATTGCCTTTGCCCTCATCATCACCGGCGTGGCCCTGATGATGTATCTCGGCATGTTCGACGCGCAGATCGTTGCGCAGAACGTGCTGAACGGCGCCGACAGCTTTCCGCTGATGGCCGTGCCTTTCTTCCTTCTGGCCGGCGAGGTGATGAACACCGGCGGCCTTTCGCGCCGCATCGTCAATCTCGCCATGGCCATGGTCGGCCATATCAGAGGCGGCCTCGGCTTCGTCGCGATCTTTGCGGCCTGCGTGCTGTCGAGCCTTTCCGGGTCGGCCGTTGCCGATGCGGCGGCGCTGGGCGCCCTGCTCTTCCCGATGATGCTGAAATCGGGTCATGATCCGGCCCGCGCCGGCGGTCTGCTGGCCTCGGCTTCGATTATCGGTCCGATCATTCCGCCTTCGATCGGCTTCATCCTTTATGGCGTCATCGGCGGAGTCTCGATCACCAAACTGTTCCTGGCCGGCATTGTCCCTGGCCTGCTGATCGCGGCTGCCCTCTGCGTCACGTGGCTGATCGTGGCGCGCAAAGAGCAGTTCGCCCTGCCGCCGAAGCAAAGCGGTGCGGTGCGGATGAAGGCATTCGTCGAAAGCATCTGGGCGCTGATGCTTCCCGTCATCATCATCGTCGGCCTGAAATTCGGCGTGTTCACGCCGACCGAAGCCGGCGTCGTCGCGGCGGTCTATTCGCTTTTCGTGTCGATGGTCGTCTATCGCGAACTGCCGCCGTCGCGGCTGTTCGAGGTGTTCGTCGCCGCCGCGAAAATCACCTCGGTGGTGATGTTCCTGGTGGCATGCGCGGCCGTTTCCGCCTGGCTGATCACTGTCGCCGACGTGCCCGGCGAGCTTGCGGCCCTCGTCGAGCCGCTCATGGACAACCAGACGCTGCTGCTGCTTGCCATCATGGTGCTCATTGTCGTCGTCGGCACCGCCATGGACATGACGCCGACGATACTGGTCATGACGCCGGTGCTGATGCCCATCATCAAGCAGGCGGGGATCGATCCGGTCTATTTCGGCGTCTTGTTCATCATCAACAATTCGATCGGCCTGATAACCCCGCCGGTTGGCACGGTGCTCAACGTCATCTGCGGCGTTTCCAAGCTTTCGATGGAAGATCTGATGAAGGGCGTCATTCCCTTCATGATCGCCGAACTGATCGTTCTCTTTCTGCTCGTCCTTTTCCCCGTGCTGGTGACCGCTCCGGTCGCCTGGTTCGGGCACTGA
- a CDS encoding Ig-like domain-containing protein, translating into MASLIHATDDSATFQETDVISGNLLSNDSSDNGHLFLRAFDGASVGAKSGMNQITEIQGEYGTFFVKPDGSYTYVLSDAAKIGFTNGELLQEKVSYKISDGSGHTDVGLFTLNIQGVTQKPIAVDDVYSFTEGSAIGGNVLDNDIPGDNGKMFLRQFLSTQVDSKADAVTDVQGTYGTFHVKADGTFTYDLTADLDAGVTYTEVLRYYKISDGEGHTDTAKVTLNILGTDALPDGVGV; encoded by the coding sequence ATGGCGTCGCTGATTCACGCAACTGATGATAGTGCAACATTTCAAGAAACTGACGTTATTTCTGGAAATCTGCTTTCCAACGACTCGTCTGACAATGGCCATCTCTTCCTCCGGGCCTTTGACGGCGCCAGCGTTGGCGCTAAGAGCGGCATGAACCAGATCACCGAAATCCAGGGCGAGTACGGCACCTTCTTCGTCAAGCCCGACGGCAGCTATACCTATGTTCTGAGCGATGCAGCCAAGATCGGCTTCACGAACGGCGAGCTGCTCCAGGAGAAGGTATCGTACAAGATCTCCGACGGCAGCGGCCATACCGATGTCGGCCTGTTCACGCTCAACATCCAGGGCGTCACCCAGAAGCCGATTGCTGTCGACGACGTCTACAGCTTCACCGAGGGCAGCGCCATCGGCGGCAACGTTCTGGACAACGACATTCCCGGCGACAACGGCAAGATGTTCCTGCGCCAGTTCCTGAGCACGCAGGTGGACTCGAAGGCTGATGCCGTAACCGATGTTCAGGGCACCTACGGCACGTTCCACGTCAAGGCTGACGGCACGTTCACCTATGATCTGACGGCCGATCTGGATGCAGGCGTGACCTACACGGAAGTTCTGCGCTACTACAAGATCTCCGATGGCGAAGGCCATACGGACACTGCCAAGGTGACGCTGAACATCCTCGGCACGGACGCTCTTCCCGACGGCGTCGGCGTTTGA
- a CDS encoding pyridoxamine 5'-phosphate oxidase family protein, whose amino-acid sequence MAEQDDATRVWELIDRIGFCMLTTRNGDDLRSRPMSAYSAQLENAVYFLTDLGSHKDDEVARWPNVCLAFADTKAQKYVSVSGTAEVQNDRGKIRELWATPAKAWWDNPDDPSIRILKVTPSSAEYWDSPGTIISYIKMAAAAVTNSKPDMGDNAEVRL is encoded by the coding sequence ATGGCCGAGCAGGATGATGCGACACGGGTATGGGAGTTAATCGACAGAATAGGCTTCTGCATGTTGACGACCCGCAACGGCGATGACCTGCGCTCCCGGCCGATGTCCGCCTATAGCGCGCAACTTGAAAACGCGGTCTATTTTCTGACCGATCTCGGCAGCCACAAGGACGACGAGGTCGCCCGCTGGCCAAACGTCTGCCTGGCCTTTGCCGACACCAAGGCGCAGAAATATGTTTCCGTGTCGGGAACGGCCGAGGTGCAGAACGATCGCGGGAAGATCCGTGAATTGTGGGCAACGCCGGCAAAGGCATGGTGGGACAATCCCGACGATCCCTCCATCCGCATTCTCAAGGTTACCCCGTCTTCGGCTGAATATTGGGACAGCCCCGGCACCATCATCAGCTATATCAAAATGGCGGCCGCCGCGGTCACAAACAGCAAACCGGATATGGGCGACAATGCCGAGGTCAGGCTCTGA
- a CDS encoding TRAP transporter substrate-binding protein — MLNRLTKLALGLAFPIALLASGPAMAEIREHSLKFAAANNKGHPQVMGMEKFAELVKEKSGGKIEVKLFPGGVLGGDVQTVSALQGGVIEMTVLNAGILASNVKQFGAVDLPFLFNGGEEADKVMDGAFGTGLMKLLPDTGLVGLAYWELGFRNLTNNRHPVTKLEDIKGLKIRTIQSPIPIELFNSLGANAVPLPYTELYTALETGTVDGQENPAANIINAKFFEVQKYMTITRHQYNPQIVLISKKFWDSLNDEEKAVFQSSATEARDYQRKVSRELDGKAIEEIKKTGMEVAELSPEETQKLRDAVKPLIEKFTAQIGADTVTQLFKELDTVRGK, encoded by the coding sequence ATGCTGAATAGATTGACGAAACTGGCGCTGGGACTGGCCTTTCCCATTGCCCTCTTGGCAAGCGGGCCTGCGATGGCCGAAATCCGCGAACACAGCCTGAAATTCGCCGCCGCCAACAACAAGGGCCATCCCCAGGTCATGGGCATGGAGAAATTCGCCGAGCTGGTGAAGGAAAAGAGCGGCGGCAAGATCGAGGTCAAGCTGTTTCCGGGCGGCGTGCTCGGCGGCGACGTGCAGACGGTATCGGCGCTGCAGGGCGGCGTGATCGAGATGACGGTGCTCAACGCCGGCATTCTCGCAAGCAACGTCAAGCAGTTCGGCGCCGTCGACCTGCCCTTCCTCTTCAACGGCGGCGAAGAGGCCGACAAGGTGATGGACGGCGCCTTCGGCACCGGCCTGATGAAGCTTCTGCCCGACACCGGCCTCGTCGGTCTCGCTTATTGGGAACTCGGCTTCCGCAACCTCACCAACAACCGTCATCCCGTCACCAAGCTCGAGGATATCAAGGGCCTGAAGATCCGCACGATCCAGTCGCCGATCCCGATAGAGCTCTTTAACAGCCTGGGCGCCAACGCCGTGCCCCTGCCCTACACGGAGCTTTATACGGCGCTCGAAACCGGCACCGTCGACGGCCAGGAGAACCCGGCCGCCAACATCATCAACGCCAAATTCTTCGAAGTGCAGAAGTACATGACGATCACACGTCACCAGTACAATCCGCAGATCGTACTCATCAGCAAGAAGTTCTGGGACAGCCTGAACGACGAGGAAAAGGCGGTCTTCCAGTCCTCCGCGACCGAAGCCCGCGATTATCAGCGCAAGGTTTCAAGAGAGCTGGATGGCAAGGCGATCGAGGAAATCAAAAAAACCGGCATGGAAGTCGCCGAACTCAGCCCGGAAGAAACGCAGAAACTGCGCGACGCCGTGAAGCCGCTGATCGAGAAATTCACGGCGCAAATCGGTGCGGACACCGTCACGCAGCTCTTCAAGGAGCTCGACACGGTTCGCGGCAAGTAA
- a CDS encoding alpha-ketoglutarate-dependent dioxygenase AlkB translates to MTAQKDLFGASDDGFPEGFRYSEDIVPVDLQRSLLEAIPALPFKAFDFHGFEGKRRTVSFGWKYDFDSQRIKKAEVIPSLLLPIREVAARFSDMLPEALEQALVTEYAPGAPIGWHKDKAVFGRVVGISLLSSCTFRLRRRNGDKWQRRSLVLEPGSVYLMAGASRTLWEHSIPPVDRLRYSITFRELAG, encoded by the coding sequence ATGACGGCACAAAAGGACCTCTTTGGCGCGTCCGACGACGGCTTTCCTGAGGGTTTCCGATATTCCGAGGATATTGTGCCCGTCGATCTGCAGCGCTCTCTTCTCGAAGCGATACCGGCCCTGCCGTTCAAAGCCTTCGACTTCCACGGGTTCGAAGGCAAACGCAGGACGGTCTCCTTCGGCTGGAAATACGACTTCGACAGTCAGCGCATCAAAAAAGCAGAGGTAATACCGTCTTTGCTGCTCCCCATTCGCGAGGTCGCAGCACGCTTCTCGGATATGCTGCCGGAGGCGCTCGAACAAGCTCTCGTGACGGAATACGCACCCGGCGCGCCGATCGGCTGGCACAAGGATAAAGCCGTGTTCGGGCGGGTCGTCGGCATCTCCCTGCTTTCGTCCTGCACCTTCAGGCTGAGGCGCCGGAACGGCGACAAATGGCAACGGCGATCGCTCGTGCTTGAACCCGGCTCCGTCTATCTCATGGCCGGCGCCTCGAGAACGCTCTGGGAGCATTCCATCCCACCTGTCGATCGATTGCGTTATTCGATCACCTTCCGGGAATTGGCCGGGTAA
- a CDS encoding shikimate dehydrogenase, with amino-acid sequence MAETLLKPLKAGLIGSGIQASLTPAMHMREGAAQGLDYDYELIDLIKLNASPADLPRLIKDAEARGLAGLNITHPCKQLVIALLDELSPEARALGAVNTVVLKDNRRFGHNTDWWGFAESFRRGLPQADLSSAVQLGAGGAGVATAYAILMLGLKRLTVFDREHERAADLAETMSALFPGASVTAGTDLEAAMKEAAGLIHATPTGMAKYPGTPLPPEFLEARHWVAEIVYFPLETELLRQAGQRGCRTLDGGGMAVFQAVAAFRLITGREPNIGRMLAHFKTMTT; translated from the coding sequence ATGGCCGAGACACTCCTGAAACCGTTGAAGGCCGGGCTGATCGGCTCCGGCATCCAGGCCTCGCTGACGCCTGCCATGCATATGCGGGAAGGTGCTGCGCAGGGGCTTGACTACGACTATGAGCTGATCGATCTCATCAAGCTGAACGCCTCGCCGGCCGATCTTCCACGGCTGATCAAAGATGCCGAAGCGCGTGGACTTGCCGGCCTCAACATCACCCATCCCTGCAAGCAGCTCGTCATTGCCCTGCTCGACGAGTTGTCGCCTGAAGCCCGGGCGCTCGGTGCAGTCAACACCGTCGTCCTGAAGGACAACAGGCGCTTTGGGCACAATACCGACTGGTGGGGCTTCGCCGAAAGTTTCCGGCGCGGGCTGCCGCAAGCCGATCTTTCCTCGGCCGTGCAACTCGGAGCAGGCGGAGCGGGTGTCGCAACCGCCTATGCGATCCTGATGCTTGGCCTGAAGAGACTGACGGTCTTCGATCGCGAGCATGAGCGCGCCGCCGATCTGGCTGAAACGATGTCCGCACTCTTTCCCGGGGCATCGGTTACTGCAGGAACCGATCTTGAGGCCGCGATGAAAGAGGCAGCCGGGCTGATCCACGCGACGCCAACAGGTATGGCCAAATATCCCGGCACCCCGCTCCCGCCCGAATTCCTGGAAGCGCGGCATTGGGTCGCCGAAATCGTCTATTTTCCGCTGGAAACCGAGCTTCTGCGCCAGGCAGGGCAGCGCGGCTGCAGGACGCTCGACGGGGGCGGCATGGCGGTCTTCCAGGCCGTCGCCGCTTTTCGCCTGATCACTGGCAGGGAGCCAAATATCGGCCGCATGCTTGCGCATTTCAAGACGATGACGACTTAG
- a CDS encoding TRAP transporter small permease produces the protein MTRIIDFYFLALKVTIALLLAGMVVLVFGNVVLRYAFNQGITTSEELSRIFFVWLTFLGAVVAMREHAHLGVDSLITRLPKPVAKFAVLLGYGMMLAATWLMISGSWTQTLINLHVSAPATGISMGVFYGAGLAFGVPAFFILLWDAFAIATDRIDVTTAALVRDSEEQAALEDPAQTAFPVLKPKH, from the coding sequence ATGACCCGTATCATCGATTTCTATTTCTTAGCGCTGAAGGTAACGATCGCGCTCCTGCTGGCGGGTATGGTTGTGCTGGTTTTCGGCAATGTCGTCCTTCGATACGCCTTCAACCAGGGCATTACGACTTCGGAGGAGCTGTCGCGCATATTTTTCGTATGGCTGACGTTCCTCGGCGCCGTCGTCGCAATGCGCGAGCACGCGCATCTCGGGGTGGATTCGCTGATCACGCGGCTGCCGAAACCTGTCGCCAAATTCGCCGTGCTACTCGGTTACGGCATGATGCTCGCCGCCACATGGCTGATGATCAGCGGCAGCTGGACCCAGACGCTGATCAACCTTCACGTTTCCGCGCCGGCGACCGGTATCTCGATGGGCGTCTTCTACGGCGCCGGGCTTGCCTTCGGTGTGCCGGCGTTTTTCATCCTGCTCTGGGACGCTTTTGCCATCGCGACCGACCGCATCGACGTGACAACCGCTGCGCTCGTGCGCGACAGCGAGGAACAGGCGGCACTCGAAGATCCCGCGCAGACGGCTTTTCCCGTTTTGAAGCCGAAGCACTGA
- a CDS encoding TetR/AcrR family transcriptional regulator — MAERGENGRKNDPQQTREDILLVATKEFSTHGLAGARVDSIAEKTRTSKRMIYYYFGSKEGLYLAVLEQSYRKIRSLEADLHLSNLEPEAALRTLISTTFDHDEANPDFVRLVSIENIHHAAHMLRSEAIRDLNVSVIETIAGILERGFDQGVFRRKADPIDVHLMISAFCFFRVSNRYTFGTIFRRNLSDGETIERHRGMIADAVVSYLKG, encoded by the coding sequence ATGGCGGAGCGGGGCGAAAACGGCCGAAAGAACGATCCACAGCAGACGAGGGAGGACATCCTGCTCGTCGCAACCAAAGAGTTCTCCACGCATGGGCTGGCGGGTGCCCGTGTCGACTCCATCGCGGAGAAGACGCGGACATCAAAGCGGATGATCTATTACTATTTCGGCAGCAAGGAGGGCCTCTATCTCGCCGTTCTCGAACAGTCCTATCGCAAGATCCGCTCGCTGGAAGCCGATCTGCACCTCTCCAATCTCGAGCCGGAAGCGGCATTGCGGACGCTGATCTCGACGACCTTCGATCACGACGAGGCCAATCCGGATTTCGTCCGTCTCGTCAGCATCGAGAACATCCACCATGCCGCGCATATGCTCCGTTCGGAAGCGATCCGCGATCTCAACGTCTCCGTCATCGAAACCATCGCCGGCATATTGGAGCGCGGCTTCGACCAGGGTGTCTTTCGGCGCAAAGCCGACCCGATCGACGTACACTTGATGATCAGCGCCTTCTGCTTCTTTCGTGTTTCGAACCGCTATACGTTCGGCACGATCTTCCGGCGCAATCTCTCGGACGGCGAAACCATCGAACGCCATCGCGGAATGATCGCCGATGCCGTCGTCAGCTATCTGAAAGGCTGA